The Myroides phaeus DNA segment GTTAAAAGAGGCTATAAGCAAAAAGTTTAAAAGAGATAACAATCTTAATTATGCTCCAAACCAAATTGTAGTTTCTACAGGTGCAAAACAATCTCTTTATAATGTTGCACAAGTAATGATTAATCCTGGTGATGAAGTAGTAATTCCTGCTCCTTATTGGGTTAGTTATGCTGAAATTGTAAAAATAGCTGGTGGTATTCCTGTGGAAGTTCCAACGTCTATTGACACTGATTTCAAAATTACTCCTGAGCAACTTGAAAGCGCAATTACTCCTAAAACTAAAATGATATGGTTCTGTTCACCTTGTAACCCAAGTGGTTCTGTGTACAGTCAATCAGAATTTGAAACAATTGCAGCTGTATTAGAAAAATACCCTAATATCTTCATCTTATCAGATGAGATTTACGAACATATCAACTTCACTGGTTCTCATTGTAGTATTGGTACAATTGGTAGTTTACAAAACCGTACTATTACTGTAAATGGTATCGCAAAAGCTTTTGCTATGACTGGTTACCGTATTGGATACATCGGTGCTCCTGAGTTCATTGCTAAAGCGTGTACTAAAATGCAAGGACAAGTAACTTCTGGTGCTAATAGTATAGCTCAAAGAGCAACTATTACAGCGGTTGAAGCTGATCCAAGTGTTTTAAAAGATATGGTTCAAGCTTTCCAAAGACGTAGAGACTTAGTTGTTGGATTAATCAAAGAGATTCCTGGTATGAAGATTAATGTTCCTGAAGGTGCTTTTTACGTTTTCCCAGATGTATCTGCCTTATTCGGAAAAACATACCAAGGTGTTCAAGTAAACAATGCTGATGATTTATCAATGTATCTACTTGAAAAAGCTCACGTTGCTACTGTAACAGGTGATGCTTTTGGTAATCCTAACTGTATTCGTATGTCTTATGCTACAAGTGAAGACCAATTAATCGAAGCATTAAGAAGAGTAAAAGAAGCTTTAAAATAAGCCTAATACTCATTAAATATATTAAAGGTTCTATAATTATAGAACCTTTTTTTGTTTCCACTACTGAAATTAAGTACTTTTAAATCAACAATAAAATATCACATTTTGGACTTATTACTCTCAAGTATCGCTAAGCACGTTTCTCTTACTAAAGAAGAACAACAAATTGTTTTAGAATCTTTTACCACAACACGATATCCAGCAAAGACTAAATTACTTTTAGCGGGAGATGTTTGTGTAAACTCTTGTTTTGTCCTTTCTGGTATCTTGAGAAACTATTGTTTAGATGATCAAACAACAGAACACACTATGAGTTTTGCAACGACCAATTGGTGGATTGCTGATATGTATAGTTTCCTTTCTCAAAAACCAGGGGAGTCATACATTGAAGTGGTCGAAGATGCTATTGTTATGACAATTAGCAGAGATCATCAATTAGCGCTATTTGATCGCGTACCTAAAATTGAACGATATTTTAGAATCTTAATTGAACGCTCGCTTGTTGCTAACCAACAACGATTAATGGACAATATGAGATTGACAGCGGAAGAACGATATGAACGCTTTTGCAATCGTTTCCCTGAGATTAAGTACAATCTACCTCAAAAACAAATTGCCTCGTATTTAGGCATTACTCCGGAATTTTTCAGCAAAATGAAAAAACGTTTGCTGACAGGTAAATAACCTATAGTGTTTCTTAACCTACGTTAAGCAATAACGCCTTTACTCAGTTGTATCTTTGTACTATCAAAATGAAACAACTATGGAAAATAAAATTTTATACAAAGCAGATACAAGAGGATACGCTAACAACGGTTGGTTAAAATCTCATCATACTTTTAGTTTTGCAAACTACAGAAACAATGATAGAATACACTTTGGTGTACTACGCGTTTTAAATGACGACAATGTTGCAGCTGGTATGGGCTTTGGAACGCATCCTCACGACAATATGGAGATTATCTCTATTCCGCTATCAGGAAGCTTAGAACATAAAGATAGTATGGGAAATGGCACTATAATTCGCCAAGGAGAAATACAAGCAATGAGTGCAGGAACGGGTGTACATCACAGTGAGTTTAACCCAAGCGAAACAGAGGAGAGTAAATTCTTACAAATATGGTTATTTCCTAATAAATTAAACGTTAAACCAAGATATGACCAGATCCAAATAAACAAAGAGGATCGTCATAACAAATGGGACCAAATCTTATCTCCTAACCAAGAGGACAAAGGAGTTTGGATTAATCAAAACGCTTGGTTTCACATGGCTGATTTAGATACTGGAAAAGAATTAACGTATGATCTTAAAGATAAAAGCAATGGTATCTTCCTTTTTGTCTTAGAAGGACAAATTACAATCGACGATATTACGCTTGACAAAAGAGATGCAATCGGTTTTTGGAATCAACCTAACTTTACGGTTCACGCACACGAAAATAGTCACATCTTAGTAATGGAAGTTCCGATGGAATTACCTGAATATTTACAATAAAAAAAAGGCTCATCAATTGATGAGCCTTTTATATTAATTTCCGTTTTTTAAATTACGTACTTCTTCTTCTGTTAAGAATCTCCATTTACCTCTTGGTAAATTCCATTTAGTCAATCCTCCGTACATTACACGGTCTAATTTGATTACATTGTATTTTAATGACTCAAAAATAGCACGTACTAACTTCACGTTTGATGCTTTTAATTTAATACCCACCTCTGTTTTTGGTTGGTCATCAACATAAGCAACATCTTCTGCAAATACACGACGCTCGTCAATGTACACACCTTTTTTAATTTTCTCTAAATCTTCATACTTTAAATTCTTATCTAAAGAAACGTGGTATAATTTAGAAGAACGTTGTTCTGTTTTATTCAACTTCTGAATTAAATCACTGTCATTTGTAAATAACATTAATCCCATCGTTGTTTTATCCATACGTCCAATCGGAGTTAATGGATACTTTGACGATCCTTTAATTAAACTCAAAATGTTTTCTGGACTAATTACTGGCTCGTTAATACTTGAAAAACCTTTAGGTTTATTCAATAACACATAGATTTTTTTCTCTGGTGTAAGAACAGTTCCATCAAAGTTTACAACATCAGTAGGTTTAACTCTATACCCTAATTCAGTTACCACTTCTCCGTTTACTTTTACGTTACCAGACACAATGTATAAATCTGCATCACGACGAGAACAAGCTCCCGAATTACCAATATATTTATTTAGACGAATTTCATCAGAATCTTTAGAAGAAGACTTTGCTTTTGGCTTTTTATCAAAAGCTTTTGAAGCAGTAGTATTCGCTTGAATTCTCTTTAAATCTGTACTTTTTCCATCATTGCTTTTCGCAAAAGACTTTTTAGCACCATCTCCACTCTTACTAAAAGATTTCTTAGCACCATTACCACTTTTCCCAAAAGGCTTTTTACCCGCTCCACTCTTACTCCCTGAGCGACTTGAATTATTATTTCTTGAATTCGACTTACCGTTATTCATATCAAAAAGATTTTTGCAAAGATAGATATTCTCTGCTTTAATTAACATTACAATAAAAGTTTACAAAACTTTTATTACTATAAAGATTCTTTAAGTAGAATCTTACCGCTTACTACTACCTCTGGATTAATCAATATAATTGAAAACACACCTAATAGTATTAGCAACTTTAAACTCACATGCAGGCTATGGTATTCACTGATGGCACCTGATTTCCATAACTTGTACAAAAATAAGATCAATACACCTATACTCATATAAAAGTAATAGACCATATATCCAACTTCTAAAGCGTGATCACTCACGATCAAATAGATTGGTACAAGCGTTAATACAGTAACTGCTGTGATTATTTGTTTTGCTTTCTGTTCTCCAAACCGAACCGGAATAGTTTGGTAATTATTAGCAAAATCTCCCTTAATATTTTCCATGTCTTTAATCAACTCGCGTATTAGAATAATCAAATACAAAAAAGAAGCATGCAAAAATATTGTTGAGTAGAAAAATTTAAAATGCATAAGGATACTAAAGAAGGGCAATATGGCAAGTAACGATGCTGTTAAATTACCAATAATTGGATATTTCTTTAGTTTGTGTGAATAGAACCACAACAAAAATATATAACCCGAAAAGAATAAAGAAACATGGAAAGATACAGGTAGTACAATCAATACAGACAAGAAGTTAAGTGCAAAATACACACGTAACTTTGTCGCTTGACTAACCAACTTATCCAACATAGACTTCGCAGGTCGATTTATCAAATCTTTTTCAGCATCGTAGAAGTTATTAATAATATAACCTCCTGCAATGGCTAACGAAGAAGCGAATATAATCAAAAACAAACGCCAATCTAATACGACATCAAGTGCTCTTTTCTGAGGGGCAAATATAAATATAGACGCTAAGTATTGCGCCATTACAATGATAAAAATATTATAACCTCTCACTACAGAGAACAAGCTGAATATCTTAGCTAAGAGTAATTTATTTTTCCTAGATAACATTTCTTTCTTGTATCTAAATTTATTCGCCTAAGCGAAAGGTTATAACATTTCTACTATCTAATTAGAATTGATATACAACTTCTAATTTATAATCTTTAAGAGATTCTTTCGCTTTTTCAATATCTGCTGTAAAACCTAAGATGTATCCTCCACCTCCAGATCCACATAGCTTCAAATAGTAATCATTTGTCTCAATTCCCTTTTGCCAAACATTGTGGAATTGCTCCGGAATCATTGGTTTAAAATGATTCAATACTACTTTAGATAATTGTTTTGTATTACTAAATAAAGACTTAACATCTCCTTTCAAGAAGTTTTCAACACAAGCATCTGTATGTTTTACAAACTGCTCTTTCAACATCTGACGGAAACCTTGGTCTTTTAAGTTCTCCATAAATATAGTAATCATTGGAGCTGTTTCTCCAACAATACCTGAATCAATCAAGAAAACTCCTCCTTTACCATCTACACTTTGTGAAGGAATACCTGCTGGTTCAATATTGTCTTTTGAATTAATCAATATTGGCAGGCTTAAATAACTGTTTAATGGATCTAACCCTGAACTTGTACCGTGAAAAAATGCTTCCATCTTTCCAAAGATACCTTTTAACACAAGTAACTTGTCTTTTGTCAAGTTTTCCAATACTGTTATCTTCTCAAAAGCATATTGGTCATAAATAGCAGCAACTAATGCACCACTACTTCCCACACCATATCCTTGTGGAATACTCGAGTCAAAATACAACCCTTCCTCAATCTCGTTATTTAAACGATCTAAATCAAATTGTACTAATGTTGGTTCTGTCTCTTGCAAATCTCTTAAATAAGCAGCAAAATTTCTCAAACTCTCATTTGATTTTAATGCAACACCCTCTAATTTGTCTGCAATTTTCAAAGCTCCCTTATAAAAATTATAAGGAATCGATAAACCTTTTGAATCTCTAATGATTCCATATTCTCCAAAAAGAAGAATCTTCGAATAAAATAATGGTCCTTTCATAGCTATAAAAGTGAATTCACCCTGCAAAAATACATATTATATCCTCACAGGCCTTTCTTTCCTATATATTTTTTTATAAATACCTGTTTTTAAAGCCATAAACACAATGTCTACAACCATTCTGACAACATTGTCCTTTCATCAAATGATACAATTCTGTAAATACAAAATACTCATTTTCCATATAATAATGCACTCCTTCCTCCATCTCACTTCTTCGCTTTGGAAATTCTTTGCCTTTAGCAAGTTCAATCATCTCGTTAAACTTAACTAAACAATCATTACAAAGACATTTATGATATGAACTTCCCAAAAAAGCTCTTGTAGCATTAGAAATTGTTACTTCACTACACGCACAATGAGCAATATCTTCTGTTTTACAATCAATAGGTGCTTTACAATGTGTACATACTTTGTTCTTAGTCATAACTTATCGCATTGTTGCAAAATTATAAAACCTCATCTTACCGTTTGCCTCCACTTCAATCGTTTGTTCTGTACGTTGACCTGTTGGACGCTCAAGTTCAATTGTCAATTTATTCATACCTGTTTGAAGAGGAACACGAACATAGTTAATCTGAGCTGGTAATGTCTGCCAGTTACGAGTGTCTGCTTTTTCTGAGAACATATTAAATAATTGCACTCCTAAACCAAGTCCCTCTAACAAAGCATTATTATCTCCGTTTTTACCATTTGAACGAGCAGCTGATTTTAACGCATACTCAGCTGATTTCTTTACAGCTACACGAGTTAATATCTTACTTAATTCTTTACCTGCGCGTTCATCTAATGTTTTCACAGCTAAAACATCAATATCTTCTACTTTTTCAAATCTATATTTATCAGCTGAACTTGTTTTTATTGTCGCAAAGGTATAGGGTGGTTTCTGAACAATGTATTTCGGGTAAGCAATATTCAAACTATGAACATCATTCAAGCTTGTCTTTCCTGCTATTCCAAAATCTATCGGAATCATAATCCCTAAAGCATTCGTAAAGAACACACCTCCATCTTCTCCTTTTACTAAAGAGAAAAATACGTTTTCTTGTTCTTTAATTGGTGCTCTACCATTCTCCCAAAAGACAACTAATTCTCCTCCTGCAGTAGGTTGATAATCTTTGAACTTCATTTTAAAATCGCGTTCAAACTTATCCAACTCACTTTTGAATCCCATACGCGAAGCCATTCTCATAACATCGTATTTAAGATTCTCAGGCATTGCTACTCCATAGTAAAGTCCGCCTTTTGCATTCTGATATACCTCAACTGCATTTCGATAAGCGATAAACGCATCGTTATAATTTCCACTTGCTTCATAAATCAACCCTTGTAAGGTCAATGAAAACGCATCTTTTGAATAACGAGTACTTTTCTCTTTATACTTGTCGCCTTGTGCATAATTCTGTAGTGTAATACGACGAGCCTCAACAATAGCTTCATCAAACTGACCTAAGTACAAATAGTTTAAAGCTTTGTAATAATGCAACATAAAAATTTCAAACTCCTCTCCTTTGTAATTTTGAGACATTGAGTTTAAAAACAATCCTACTGCCACATCACCAGTACTTTTTAAACCATCTTCAACTAATAGATCGGCTTCATTAAGGTACTTATTACTACTCGCATAATCTCCTTTCAAATGAGCTACACGGCCTTTCTCCATATAAAACAACAACTTGTTTCTCGACTTTTGCAACAATGCATTTTTGTCCAAAGCTTTCTCAGCCTCTTCAAATTGAGACGAACCAAGTTTCTGATAATAATCTGTTATCCTATCGTGATAAGAAGCACATCCAAACACGAAAAACATCAGTGCAAATAGCACTGATGTTTTTGTGAAAGAATATATGGTTTTGTATGAAACCATCTATAATATTTTAAATTAGTTCTTTACGTATTTAGCAATTTTCTTCTCTCCAATCCAAACAACTTCTCCAGATTGAATGTTTGTTAATTCTAAATTCACTTGGTAGTAAACTACTTTTTTCTTTTTGTGAGAGTCAACAATTGAGTTGATAGAACCTTGAAGAATGTAATCTGCTCCGTTCTCTAATCCGAATTTCTTCATCGTAGAAACAGAAGAGTTTGTTTGTTGATCAGCTCTTTCAGCTCTCAATTCTTCTCTTTTTGCACCTCCTTGAACTAAACGTACTCTTTGTGACTGAATAAAAGATCTTTCAACATCTTTTACGAATGTTTCTGCATCAATATGCTCGTGACTTTTATTTTGAACCATACCAACAATTACAACTGGTTTTTTTCCAGCATTGCTTTCTTGGTGATCTCCAATCCAAGATCCGCTTAAGATTTGGCTTGTCATTTGCTCAGCAACTTCTCTTGAGTCTGTATTGTTCCATCTACCGCTAATATCAATAGTTTCTTCAATTCCTACTCTTGTTACTTGACGTCCACATGACGTGATAAATATTCCTGATGCAGCCAATATTGTAGCTAACGCAATACGTTTAATTTGCATAATCTTCCTCTTATTATTTTTACTTTGTTCTATTTTACTTTGCGATCAATTAGATAGAAAACATCCAGTTTCCTGTGCGGTATCCAATTCGCGGTAACCAATTCCAACTGTTGTTGTAATAGCTACTACCATAATATCCATTACCATAGTAACCATTGTTGTAATACCCATTATTATATGAACGGTTTTTAGCGCGAGCCATTCGCTCTTCGTGGCGATATTCTCTTTTCTGAGCTTTGCGCTCTTGTTTTGCTTCATACCAATCATATGCTTTGTACGTGTCTTGTACTGTTGTACTAAGTGTTGCAGTCAACGAATCTTTCGCAGCCATATACTTAGACAAACTCGCTTTATAATTAGGGTTTTGATCTTCAACTAATTCTTGAGCATAAGCACTTTGAAATCCAAACAAACTACTTAATACTAATCCCAAAATTGATAATAACTTTTTCATATTTACAAATTTTAAGTGTTTAACATGCAATATGCATACCATACTATAAATTTACAACTTTTTATTTAATTCTCTCAGAACCAAAGCCTATTTGATCTTCGATGAAGTGTTTTCCCTGACAATGCTCTGCTAATTCTTGACGAATAAATGTCATAACAAAGTCTTTATCTTGTTTTGGAAACAATAAGTGGACATTTGCCCCAGCATCTAATGTAAAACACACGGGGATTTTTGTCTGCTCTCTAAAGTTCCAAATCTTCTCGATAATTTTCAAAGTCTTAGGCTTCATTAAAATAAAATAAGGCATTGAAGTCATCATCATTGCGTGCAATGTCAAAGCTTCACTTTCTACTAACGAAATAAATTCTTCTAAATTACCCTCAACTAAAATATTTTTCAACTTAGCTAAGTTTGTATGAGCTTGTGCAAATCTCTCTTTGGCAAAGGGATGATTGTGCATCAAATCGTGTCCTACTGTACTTGATACCTTCTTCTCTCCTTTGTCAACTAATAAAATCACATCACAGTAATCTTTAAATACTTCGTGTACTTCTTCTGGAAAAGCAACCCCGTATAAATCTGAACTATCTGCAATATCCTTGTGTTCTCCCCAAACAACTACACTTCCGACAATACTTCTACAAGCACTTCCCGAACCTAATCTGGCTAAGAAAGATGCCTTCTTATCAAAATATTCGTCTGTCATCTCTGGAAATAATGCTTTCTCTAACGACATTACATTTACTGCCATAGCCGCCATTCCTGATGCTGATGATGCAATTCCTGAACTATGCGGAAAAGTATTTTCTGTATCTATTACAAAGTGATAATCTTCTATATAAGGACAATAAGACAAAATTCGCTCAAAGAACTTTTGCACTTTCGGTTTAAAGTCTTCTTTTGGTTTTCCTTCAAACAACAAATCAAAGCTTATTCCCTTTTTTGTCTTTACTTTATATTCCAAAGAAGTAATTGTTTTACAATTACTCAATGTAAAACTCAACGATGGATTAGCAGGAATCTGATTATCCTTCTTTCCCCAATATTTCACCAAAGCAATATTACTTGGCGAACTCCACGAAAAAGTTCCTTGAACAACACTTGTCAAGTCAACTTCTCTATCAAATATAAAATCTTTTATTGTCATTTTTACTTCTTCTTCTTTAAACAAAAATACTATCTTTTATCTTAAATGTCCTTATCATAGGAATTTTCATCTAAAAGACCTTTTTCTAATTTACAGATAACTCCTAAATTATCAACCTATAAAAACCCACATTATAGCTTCAAATAATTCTTTCTAATAGCCTGCTCTACTCCTTTTCTAAACTGTACACTTATATACTCTCTTCCAACCGGCGCACTAAACATAAACATTGGGTTTTCAGGAAAACCTTCTGTTGTTCTAAATAAAATAAAATAACTTTTACCTAACTTACCTGCTTCCAACCACTCGTCTAACTTATAGTAATCAGGAATAGAACGTCGCTCTCGTACAACGATTAAAACATCTTTTATTTCTTCCCATTGCAGTGCTTTTTCTTGAAATAAGCTTTTATATAAGACTCCTTTTTCATCAATAGTCACATTCATAAAGCTACTTTTGTATAAAAACACGACAAATAAGAATAGCATTACCACACTCAAAATAATCGTCAACACATTTCCTATACTCAAAAAGAAAAGAGCCGAACCTAAAAAGGGTCCTATACAAATTAGAAATAGCAATATCCTACTGGATACGTTGTAGTAGTTAAACTTCATACTTATTGGTTTTCTATTTTATCACAAATAGCATTTGCAGCTATAAATCCTGTTGTCCACGCATTCTGAAAGTTGAACCCTCCTGTAATAGCGTCTATGTTTACAACTTCTCCTGCAAAATACAAATCTGTATTGATTTTACTCTCCATTGTTTTAAAATTAATTTCCTTTAAATCAATTCCTCCAGCGGTTACAAATTCGTCTTTAAATGTACTCTTTCCATTAACCTGCATTTCTGCCTTAGTTAGTTCAGCAGCTAATACTTCTAATTGCTTATTAGTAACATCCGCCCACTTTACGTCGTTTGCAAATCCAGATACCTCAACAATTCTTTCCCATAAACGATTAGGCAAATCAATTTCTACCCTTTTGATTACAGTTTTCTTAGCGTGCTCTTTGCGTATTGTTTGCAATAATTCCATCACAGACTCCAAATCGTGATTTGGCAACCAATTCACATTAATCTGAAACTGATAATTTTTATCTGCTAAAATACGAGCTCCCCAAGCTGACAAACGCAAAATACCAGGACCACTCATTCCCCAATGTGTAATCAATAACGGACCACTTGCTTCTAACTTTGTTCCTTTTACCTTTACCTCAGCAGGAGTTGCTACTCCCATTAAATCTTTAATGCGTTTATCTTTGATATTAAATGTAAACAATGACGGCACAGGCTCTACAATTTTATGTCCAAGCTCATTGATTAATCCCCATATTTTTGGATTACTTCCTGTTGTCATCACTAAATGAGAGCACTCATACCCTCCATTTGTCGTATCTAACTTCCAAGAATTCTCTTTTTTAAACACACTTTGTACACTTGTTCCTGTTAAAACATCAATTTTCAATTGTTTTGCTGCCTTTAAAAAACAGTCAATAATAGTCTGTGATGAATCTGTATCAGGAAACATTCTACCGTCTTCTTCAATCTTTAAAGTTACACCGTGATCTTCAAACCAAGCTATTGTATCTCCTGCACAAAACTGGTGAAATGGTCCTAATAACTCTTTTGCTCCTCTCGGATAAAACTGTGTAAGCTCTTTAGGATCAAAGCAAGCGTGTGTTACATTACAACGTCCTCCACCTGAAATTCTAACTTTTGAAAGAACCTCTTTCCCTCTTTCTAATATTGCTATTTTAAGCCCTTTTTTTCTCTCTGCAAGATTGATTGCTGTAAAAAATCCAGCGGCTCCTCCTCCTACTAATATGACGTCGTAATTCATTTAAAAATACAGTTTTAACATTATTCGCAACTTTTACAATTTTTTTATTCTATTGTAAAAAATTATCTTTACCGCCACAAAGATACTTACTTACGATCGCATACTTATCATCGTTAAATTAAGAATATGAAAAAATTACCCTTCTTAGCATTAATCGTTTTGTTCTCAATGTGTAAATCAGGTTCGTCTGTTTTTACACCTAAAAAGGAACTTACTATTGAAGAAAAGATAGAAAAAATCAAAGAGGAAGAAAGGCTTCCTATCGAAAAAGATGTTGTTGACTTACCAGAATACGCACAAGTGAGAGATGATTTTCGCTCTGTATCTGACCAAACAAGAGACAACTATCTAAAAGGAATGAGAGCTTCTGAAGATAAATATTCTGTTATTATCCTAACAAAAGGATTCAAAGGAGAGAATATCACAGTCAAGAATGACAGCAAATCATTTTTTAGAGGAATGACAATGAGTGACCTGAAATCTGGAATCGCTAAATCTATTCGTATTGAAAACGAACAAGATGTTATTATAGCAGATAGCTTTACAGGAGGTGAGTTAACAATTGAGGCAGATCACGCTAAAATGTTTAAATTCATTTATGTAATGAAAAACAATGCGAATAAAGAAATTCCTTTTAAAGTTACTTTCAGCAACACATTAAGACCTGTTAAATAGTGGAAAAAAGGGATATGGTCCTTCGAATGATACAACAAGCGGCTCTGTTACTAAGAGCCGTTTTTAATTCACTCCCTCTTGAAGAGTTTGAATCAGAAGATGAGCTCCAAGCAATGAGCAAAAAACTTTCTGAAGAAAACCTTCTCCAATTGGATGATTTTATTGCTATGACAGATGATAAAGCTGCCATTGAGTATCTCAAAGAAACCAAAAACTTTGACCTGGATAACTTGGAATTATTAGCTGATATTCTTACTACAACAAGCAATAAAATCGTTAAGATAAATCCAGAAAAACACTTAGCCTACAAACAAAAAGCTTTCCTCTTACTTAGCTACGTATCGGAAGAATCAAAAACCTTTGACTGGAATAGAATCCAAAAGATAAATCAACTAAAAGAAGAATTGATCAAATAAATAAAAGCCTTTATATCGAATATAAAGGCTTTTTATTTTAACTATATTCTCTTTTGATAAATTATTTGTCCCTTTTCACTTCATCACTTTAGTACATTAATCTTATTATGATAAGTATCTATTTCCAACTAAAATGATACAACTCGTACTAACTACCTATTTACTATTTCCCTTCCCCAAGAAACTACTTCTATTCCTATCGAGTAATTCGGGCATATTACCTTATCCTCTGTCAAATGAATATTTCCAAAGCGATAATCCAATTCTAACACGTCAAATGAAATCTCTCTAACCTCCCATTCTTTGTGGTGAATTTCATAGCGATATAAGTCTTCGTCTAAGTCAACATATAAGCAGTAGCGCTCAGTCAACCATTTTTGTAATTCCGTTTTCTCCTGAACTATCGCTCCAACTTGAAACTCCGCTTTTAAGAAAAACTTTTTCTTCTTATTCAATGAATAGTACAATCCCTGCTCTCTCTTCATTCTTGCTTTTTCATAAGGCAATCCTGATAAAGTACGCGATACAAAAGCTGACAAGCTATTTCCTGCTTCAATATTTAAAAAATAAACACCTGGTTTTCCATCTACTTTTACATACGTTCGTACATTTAATTCTTCAAAATTAGAAACAAAACCAACTGCAGGTAAGATCCTTGGTCGAATCTTCTCCATCGTGAAAGGCACAACAGAAATATAACACTTCCCTTCAAA contains these protein-coding regions:
- a CDS encoding Crp/Fnr family transcriptional regulator; translated protein: MDLLLSSIAKHVSLTKEEQQIVLESFTTTRYPAKTKLLLAGDVCVNSCFVLSGILRNYCLDDQTTEHTMSFATTNWWIADMYSFLSQKPGESYIEVVEDAIVMTISRDHQLALFDRVPKIERYFRILIERSLVANQQRLMDNMRLTAEERYERFCNRFPEIKYNLPQKQIASYLGITPEFFSKMKKRLLTGK
- a CDS encoding cysteine-rich CWC family protein; the protein is MTKNKVCTHCKAPIDCKTEDIAHCACSEVTISNATRAFLGSSYHKCLCNDCLVKFNEMIELAKGKEFPKRRSEMEEGVHYYMENEYFVFTELYHLMKGQCCQNGCRHCVYGFKNRYL
- a CDS encoding pseudouridine synthase: MNNGKSNSRNNNSSRSGSKSGAGKKPFGKSGNGAKKSFSKSGDGAKKSFAKSNDGKSTDLKRIQANTTASKAFDKKPKAKSSSKDSDEIRLNKYIGNSGACSRRDADLYIVSGNVKVNGEVVTELGYRVKPTDVVNFDGTVLTPEKKIYVLLNKPKGFSSINEPVISPENILSLIKGSSKYPLTPIGRMDKTTMGLMLFTNDSDLIQKLNKTEQRSSKLYHVSLDKNLKYEDLEKIKKGVYIDERRVFAEDVAYVDDQPKTEVGIKLKASNVKLVRAIFESLKYNVIKLDRVMYGGLTKWNLPRGKWRFLTEEEVRNLKNGN
- a CDS encoding geranylgeranylglycerol-phosphate geranylgeranyltransferase is translated as MLSRKNKLLLAKIFSLFSVVRGYNIFIIVMAQYLASIFIFAPQKRALDVVLDWRLFLIIFASSLAIAGGYIINNFYDAEKDLINRPAKSMLDKLVSQATKLRVYFALNFLSVLIVLPVSFHVSLFFSGYIFLLWFYSHKLKKYPIIGNLTASLLAILPFFSILMHFKFFYSTIFLHASFLYLIILIRELIKDMENIKGDFANNYQTIPVRFGEQKAKQIITAVTVLTLVPIYLIVSDHALEVGYMVYYFYMSIGVLILFLYKLWKSGAISEYHSLHVSLKLLILLGVFSIILINPEVVVSGKILLKESL
- a CDS encoding mevalonate kinase, translating into MKGPLFYSKILLFGEYGIIRDSKGLSIPYNFYKGALKIADKLEGVALKSNESLRNFAAYLRDLQETEPTLVQFDLDRLNNEIEEGLYFDSSIPQGYGVGSSGALVAAIYDQYAFEKITVLENLTKDKLLVLKGIFGKMEAFFHGTSSGLDPLNSYLSLPILINSKDNIEPAGIPSQSVDGKGGVFLIDSGIVGETAPMITIFMENLKDQGFRQMLKEQFVKHTDACVENFLKGDVKSLFSNTKQLSKVVLNHFKPMIPEQFHNVWQKGIETNDYYLKLCGSGGGGYILGFTADIEKAKESLKDYKLEVVYQF
- a CDS encoding pirin family protein, with product MENKILYKADTRGYANNGWLKSHHTFSFANYRNNDRIHFGVLRVLNDDNVAAGMGFGTHPHDNMEIISIPLSGSLEHKDSMGNGTIIRQGEIQAMSAGTGVHHSEFNPSETEESKFLQIWLFPNKLNVKPRYDQIQINKEDRHNKWDQILSPNQEDKGVWINQNAWFHMADLDTGKELTYDLKDKSNGIFLFVLEGQITIDDITLDKRDAIGFWNQPNFTVHAHENSHILVMEVPMELPEYLQ
- a CDS encoding pyridoxal phosphate-dependent aminotransferase, with the translated sequence MNSQFLSDRINSLTTSQTLAMAAKARELKSQGIDVISLSLGEPDFNAPEFIKEAAIQAIKDNFSKYPPVDGYMELKEAISKKFKRDNNLNYAPNQIVVSTGAKQSLYNVAQVMINPGDEVVIPAPYWVSYAEIVKIAGGIPVEVPTSIDTDFKITPEQLESAITPKTKMIWFCSPCNPSGSVYSQSEFETIAAVLEKYPNIFILSDEIYEHINFTGSHCSIGTIGSLQNRTITVNGIAKAFAMTGYRIGYIGAPEFIAKACTKMQGQVTSGANSIAQRATITAVEADPSVLKDMVQAFQRRRDLVVGLIKEIPGMKINVPEGAFYVFPDVSALFGKTYQGVQVNNADDLSMYLLEKAHVATVTGDAFGNPNCIRMSYATSEDQLIEALRRVKEALK
- a CDS encoding COG3014 family protein, which gives rise to MVSYKTIYSFTKTSVLFALMFFVFGCASYHDRITDYYQKLGSSQFEEAEKALDKNALLQKSRNKLLFYMEKGRVAHLKGDYASSNKYLNEADLLVEDGLKSTGDVAVGLFLNSMSQNYKGEEFEIFMLHYYKALNYLYLGQFDEAIVEARRITLQNYAQGDKYKEKSTRYSKDAFSLTLQGLIYEASGNYNDAFIAYRNAVEVYQNAKGGLYYGVAMPENLKYDVMRMASRMGFKSELDKFERDFKMKFKDYQPTAGGELVVFWENGRAPIKEQENVFFSLVKGEDGGVFFTNALGIMIPIDFGIAGKTSLNDVHSLNIAYPKYIVQKPPYTFATIKTSSADKYRFEKVEDIDVLAVKTLDERAGKELSKILTRVAVKKSAEYALKSAARSNGKNGDNNALLEGLGLGVQLFNMFSEKADTRNWQTLPAQINYVRVPLQTGMNKLTIELERPTGQRTEQTIEVEANGKMRFYNFATMR